The genomic stretch CTGGATATCGTCGCCGAGGCCCGGCGCCGTCACCAAGACCACGGCGTCGGCGAGGTCGAGGACTTCGGTCTGGGTCTGGCCGGCGCCGACCGTTTCGACCAAGATGACGCCATAGCCCGCGATGTCGAGCAGATCGACCGCCTCCAGAGTGCAGGCCGCCATGCCGCCTTTCGAGCCCCGCGAAGCCAGGCTGCGGATGAAGACGCCGGGATCCTCCCCGTGCGCCAGCATGCGGACGCGATCGCCCAGGACGGCGCCGCCGCTGCGCTCGCTCGAGGGGTCTATGGCCAGGACCGCCACGCCGAGCTCCCGCCGCCGCAGCTCGCCGATGAGCCCGGCGGTCAGGGTGCTCTTGCCGACCCCGGGCCAGCCGGTAACACCGATAACATAGGCCCGGCCCAACCGTGGCGCGATATCTTGGACCCAGGCCAGGGCCGGCAACTGGCGGTTCTCGACCAGGGTGAGCGCCCTTGCCAGAGTTCCTTTGTGTCCGGTCCCGAGGCGCGCCAACCAGCCCGGCTCGAGCCCGCGCCGCAGCCGTGGCCCTTCAAGCATGTAGCCCCTCAAGCATCACGCCCGCCTCCCCAGGGTCCGTGACCACCGCTGCGTCTGCAAACAGCGACGCGTAAAAACCCTGGATGTGCTCGCTGACCGCCGCCACCCGCGCCTCGAGGAGCCTCAAACCCTCCCGCACGCTGACGCGGCTCGCGCCGAAAAGGTCGCAGAACTCCTGCTCGCCCGGCAGGTGACCGGGAGGGAGCGCTTCCCTAAAGACAAAGATGTAGTCGCGCGGCCGAGTGGCGATTTCGTCCCTCGGGTTCCTGCGCTTGACGCGCTGCAAGGGCGCCTTGGGTCTTATCATAAGATGATAGGGCCCAGCCTACTCCCGGCCACCGGGAATGTCAAGATGGGAGCCGACTCGTTTCCGCCCTCCTCCTGGCGCGTCCGTCGCCGGGCTGGGCTTATCCTGCTTCGACCGTATTCGTCAGCGTGCCGACGCCCTCGACCGTCACCTCGACGAGGTCGCCGACGTTGAGCGGCCCCACCCCGTCGGGCGTGCCGGTGAGGACCACGTCGCCGGGATGAAGCGTCATGAACTGGGAGATGTAGGAGAGGATCACCGGCACCGGAAAGATCAGCTCCGCGGTGTTGCCGTCTTGCCTCAGCTCGCCGTTTATGCGCGTCTGCACGCTCAAATGACCGGGGTCTAAGTCGGTCTCGAGCCAGGGACCCAAGGGGCAGAAGCCGTCGGCGGACTTGCCGCGGGTCCACTGCAGGTCGCCCCGCTGCTTGTCGCGCGCGGTCACGTCGCAGGCGCAGGTGTAACCGAGCACGTAGTCGAGCGCCTCCTCGGGGTCTACCCGTCGCACCGTCCGGGCGATGACCACGGCCAGTTCACCTTCAAAGTGCAGCTCGTTCGTCCACGACGGGTAGGGAATGGGGTCGCCGGGACCCGAGAGGGTGTTGAGCGCCTTTAGAAAGAGACCCGGCTCCTGGGGCGGGTTCGCCGCGTCGCCGCCCATCTCGCTGATGTGCCTGGCGTAGTTCTTGCCGACGCAGACGATCGAGCGCGGCTCGCAGGGCGGCAGCAGGGTAGCGTCCGAGAGCATCAGGCTCACGCCGGTGCGCCGGCCCATCATGTGGCTGAGCTGGAAGACCTTGCCGCCTTCCGCCTCACCCCAGTAGCTGCCGTCGTAGCTGTGGTATCTCAGTCGTTGCATCCTTCACCTCATTCTTGATTCTTGATTCTTGATTCTTGAATCCTTCCTTGGCTTCGTCGTCTCACCGCCCTACTTATCTACGGGCATTCTACCGGGTCTCGTGGGCCTGTGCCCCATGAGGGAAACGGCTCATGTGCAGATTGTAGACTGATTTATGCTGCCTGCTCGAGCTTTCAGCGCGGGAGGTTTAGGGATAGGAGAAAGACCGATGCAAAGGACGCTCAAAAGGCTCGGCCTGGCCTTGCTCTTAGTGAGCCTGGTGGCCTGCGGGCCCAGCCAGCGCGAGAGGGACCTCGGCGCCCAAAATGAGGCCCTGCTGAGCGAAAA from Deinococcota bacterium encodes the following:
- the meaB gene encoding methylmalonyl Co-A mutase-associated GTPase MeaB, encoding MLEGPRLRRGLEPGWLARLGTGHKGTLARALTLVENRQLPALAWVQDIAPRLGRAYVIGVTGWPGVGKSTLTAGLIGELRRRELGVAVLAIDPSSERSGGAVLGDRVRMLAHGEDPGVFIRSLASRGSKGGMAACTLEAVDLLDIAGYGVILVETVGAGQTQTEVLDLADAVVLVTAPGLGDDIQAIKGGILEIPDVIVVNQADRPGAERTKATLRWLAQGDSERRGRVQVLTTVATEGKGVAALWESLETLKQEQAAGEGQKRRARRQRRRVFSLLEQLWGEALKQTVEGDDGLRRRLEAAGGEDPYDLALELARAAGRRLTLKSEP
- a CDS encoding GntR family transcriptional regulator, coding for MIRPKAPLQRVKRRNPRDEIATRPRDYIFVFREALPPGHLPGEQEFCDLFGASRVSVREGLRLLEARVAAVSEHIQGFYASLFADAAVVTDPGEAGVMLEGLHA
- a CDS encoding fumarylacetoacetate hydrolase family protein translates to MQRLRYHSYDGSYWGEAEGGKVFQLSHMMGRRTGVSLMLSDATLLPPCEPRSIVCVGKNYARHISEMGGDAANPPQEPGLFLKALNTLSGPGDPIPYPSWTNELHFEGELAVVIARTVRRVDPEEALDYVLGYTCACDVTARDKQRGDLQWTRGKSADGFCPLGPWLETDLDPGHLSVQTRINGELRQDGNTAELIFPVPVILSYISQFMTLHPGDVVLTGTPDGVGPLNVGDLVEVTVEGVGTLTNTVEAG